A region from the Pseudomonadota bacterium genome encodes:
- the acs gene encoding acetate--CoA ligase, translating into MSEEKVYPVHPHVLEKATLDDESYAQLYTASIESPEQFWADHGQRLEWIKPYSHIKNTSYARGNVSIKWYEDGVLNVCANCVDRHLPTHYDRTAIIYEGDDPADSRHISYAELHEQVSRLGNALKSLGVGKGDVVTIYMPMVPEAAMAMLACARIGAVHSVVFGGFSPEALAGRIEDCRSEYVITADEGIRGNKPIPLKANTDAAIAKLSPGAVKKTLVVRRTGGDIEWDSGRDVWYHTAVEAASVDCPPEPMNAEDPLFILYTSGSTGKPKGVLHTSGGYLVYASMTHEYVFDYKPDDVYWCTADVGWVTGHSYIVYGPLANCATTLMFEGVPNYPDYSRFWQVVDKHNVSIFYTAPTAIRALMREGDEPLASTSRQSLRLLGSVGEPINPEAWDWYYHKVGEGRCPIVDTWWQTETGGAMITPIPGATALKPGSATRPFFGVQPALVDGDGNLLEGEAEGNLVILDSWPGQMRTVYGDHERFEQTYFSTFDNVYTTGDGARRDADGYYWITGRVDDVLNVSGHRMGTAEVESALVAHEAVAEAAVVGYPHDVKGQGIYVYVTLLAGVESSDALRTELRNWVRQEIGPIASPDKLQWAPGLPKTRSGKIMRRILRKIAANEFDHLGDTSTLADPAVVDDLIANRVVDPS; encoded by the coding sequence GAAAAAGCCACGCTCGACGACGAGTCGTATGCGCAGCTCTACACCGCGTCCATTGAGAGTCCGGAACAGTTTTGGGCCGATCACGGGCAACGTCTCGAATGGATCAAACCGTATTCCCATATAAAAAACACCTCCTATGCCCGCGGCAACGTTTCCATAAAATGGTATGAAGATGGCGTGCTGAATGTCTGCGCTAACTGTGTCGATCGGCATTTGCCGACGCACTATGATCGCACAGCTATTATCTATGAAGGGGACGACCCCGCTGATAGTCGACACATCTCTTACGCCGAGCTGCACGAGCAAGTGTCGAGACTGGGCAATGCGCTTAAGTCGCTTGGTGTAGGCAAAGGCGATGTGGTGACGATTTATATGCCTATGGTGCCCGAGGCAGCGATGGCCATGCTGGCTTGCGCACGGATTGGGGCGGTGCACTCGGTAGTGTTTGGCGGCTTTTCGCCAGAGGCGCTGGCCGGTCGCATTGAGGATTGTCGCTCGGAGTACGTGATTACAGCTGATGAAGGGATTCGTGGCAATAAACCCATTCCTCTGAAGGCCAATACCGATGCGGCGATCGCAAAGCTGTCGCCCGGCGCGGTCAAGAAAACGCTGGTGGTCAGGCGTACGGGCGGCGACATCGAGTGGGACTCAGGCCGAGACGTGTGGTATCACACCGCCGTTGAGGCAGCCTCTGTGGACTGTCCACCCGAGCCCATGAACGCGGAGGATCCGCTCTTTATTCTGTACACCTCGGGTTCGACGGGTAAGCCTAAAGGCGTATTGCACACGTCGGGTGGCTATCTGGTTTACGCCTCCATGACGCATGAATATGTATTCGACTACAAGCCGGATGACGTGTACTGGTGTACCGCGGACGTGGGCTGGGTGACCGGACACAGCTACATTGTGTATGGGCCGTTGGCAAACTGCGCTACCACGCTAATGTTTGAGGGCGTGCCAAATTACCCCGATTACAGTCGTTTTTGGCAAGTCGTGGATAAGCACAACGTATCCATTTTTTATACGGCACCGACTGCGATCCGCGCGCTCATGCGCGAAGGCGATGAGCCGCTGGCGAGTACATCGCGCCAAAGCTTGCGGTTGCTCGGCTCAGTGGGTGAACCGATAAACCCGGAAGCCTGGGATTGGTATTACCACAAAGTCGGAGAAGGGCGTTGCCCAATTGTCGACACCTGGTGGCAAACCGAAACGGGTGGCGCCATGATTACGCCCATACCGGGCGCCACCGCGCTCAAGCCCGGATCGGCCACCCGTCCGTTTTTCGGCGTGCAGCCTGCGTTGGTGGACGGGGATGGCAACTTATTGGAGGGAGAAGCAGAGGGGAATCTGGTGATTCTCGACAGCTGGCCTGGTCAGATGCGTACGGTGTATGGTGACCATGAGCGTTTTGAGCAAACCTATTTTTCGACTTTCGACAATGTCTACACCACTGGTGATGGGGCTCGGCGAGATGCCGATGGTTACTATTGGATTACGGGGCGCGTCGACGACGTGCTCAATGTGTCCGGCCACCGCATGGGCACCGCTGAAGTGGAGAGTGCACTGGTCGCCCATGAGGCGGTTGCTGAGGCGGCGGTGGTGGGCTACCCGCATGACGTGAAAGGGCAAGGAATCTATGTGTACGTGACGCTGCTGGCCGGTGTCGAGTCGAGTGATGCGCTTCGCACTGAGTTGCGCAACTGGGTGCGTCAAGAAATTGGCCCCATCGCATCGCCTGACAAGTTGCAATGGGCACCCGGACTGCCCAAAACCCGTTCGGGAAAAATCATGCGCCGTATTCTGCGCAAAATTGCAGCCAATGAGTTTGATCACCTTGGCGATACCTCGACGCTGGCTGACCCTGCCGTCGTGGACGACCTGATTGCCAATCGTGTTGTTGACCCGTCATAG